One Brevibacillus choshinensis genomic window carries:
- the pknB gene encoding Stk1 family PASTA domain-containing Ser/Thr kinase has product MEGQRLGGRYQLEARVGGGGMAIVYKARDLILNRPVAVKVLRSQFGGDEDFVNRFRREAQAVASLSHPNVVGVYDVGQEGDTHYMVMEYIEGYTLKEVIIQRGALPVEEAVRIAQQICDALDHAHQNQIIHRDIKPHNIMIGKNGRVKVTDFGIARAVTSTTITHTNAMLGSVHYFSPEQARGGITGEKSDIYSLGIVLYEMVTGELPFSGDSPISVALKHLQEPLPEPRQVNPAIPQSVENVILKALVKDPFLRYSSAREMLEDLETCLFPERLNEEKLTFPEDEEMTRVVPIITQDMLDNHGNGRTGGGTRSRYEQPREEEEEQKPQKKWWVKTLLWVAGIGLFLVLAFFGFNFLLNVFPSVPEVQVPYVEGTEVSLAQKKIEDANLVAKIVEEANDTIEKGMVIRQDPAPPMRLKENAIVTLYVSKGQQAIDMPNLVSLSRTVAEQTLKQLGFKTENITFEEVEDDKAEAGEVIGQSPDANSKVYPTKDAVRVTVSKGKGYVKMPDVTGKSMEQARVELFKLGLAIGEIKEEPSFKYDKPGVVLSTHPYDPGMNVQKGVAVPLTVSNGQYPQDAKLANAPVYVEVVPGETAEIKIEVNDSRGDAQVMYKETITESKEYDVPVVLSPQKDAVIKVFKKDPTKNEYVEYQTIPISYSSLP; this is encoded by the coding sequence ATGGAAGGTCAACGGCTTGGAGGACGGTACCAGTTGGAAGCCCGTGTAGGCGGGGGCGGTATGGCTATCGTATACAAGGCCAGGGATTTGATTTTGAATCGTCCCGTAGCGGTGAAAGTATTGCGTTCCCAATTCGGAGGCGATGAAGACTTCGTGAACCGTTTCAGACGGGAAGCGCAGGCGGTTGCAAGCCTGTCTCACCCCAATGTGGTCGGGGTTTACGATGTCGGACAAGAAGGCGATACCCATTACATGGTGATGGAGTACATAGAAGGCTACACGCTGAAGGAAGTCATTATCCAGCGGGGAGCGCTGCCTGTAGAAGAAGCGGTGAGGATTGCGCAGCAAATTTGCGATGCGCTTGACCATGCCCATCAAAATCAGATCATTCACAGGGATATAAAACCGCACAACATCATGATTGGGAAGAACGGACGGGTAAAGGTAACCGATTTCGGGATCGCCCGTGCAGTGACTTCGACGACCATTACACATACCAATGCCATGCTCGGCTCTGTTCATTACTTCTCTCCAGAACAGGCGAGAGGCGGCATTACCGGCGAGAAGTCGGATATCTACTCGCTGGGGATCGTACTCTATGAAATGGTGACAGGCGAATTGCCGTTTTCAGGCGATTCACCTATTTCAGTAGCTCTCAAGCATTTGCAGGAGCCGCTTCCGGAGCCTCGGCAAGTGAATCCGGCGATCCCGCAAAGTGTGGAAAACGTTATTCTCAAGGCCTTGGTAAAGGACCCGTTCCTTCGCTATTCGTCTGCGCGTGAAATGCTCGAAGATTTGGAGACATGCCTGTTTCCAGAGCGCCTGAACGAAGAAAAGCTGACATTCCCTGAGGATGAAGAAATGACTCGCGTGGTGCCGATCATTACGCAGGATATGCTCGATAATCACGGGAATGGCCGCACGGGGGGCGGAACGAGAAGCCGCTACGAGCAGCCGCGGGAAGAAGAGGAGGAGCAAAAGCCACAGAAAAAGTGGTGGGTGAAGACGCTTCTTTGGGTAGCGGGTATCGGCCTGTTTCTCGTGCTGGCGTTCTTTGGGTTCAACTTCCTGCTGAATGTGTTCCCGTCGGTGCCGGAGGTTCAGGTTCCTTATGTGGAAGGAACAGAGGTCAGCTTGGCGCAGAAAAAGATCGAGGATGCCAATCTGGTAGCAAAAATCGTCGAGGAAGCGAACGACACGATCGAAAAGGGAATGGTGATCAGGCAGGATCCGGCACCGCCCATGCGACTAAAGGAAAATGCGATCGTGACGTTGTACGTAAGCAAGGGGCAGCAGGCAATCGACATGCCGAATCTCGTGTCACTGTCTCGCACAGTCGCGGAGCAGACGCTGAAGCAACTGGGCTTCAAGACAGAGAATATTACCTTTGAAGAAGTCGAGGATGACAAAGCCGAAGCGGGCGAGGTCATCGGCCAGTCACCAGATGCAAATTCAAAGGTGTATCCGACAAAAGATGCGGTACGCGTAACAGTAAGCAAAGGGAAAGGCTATGTGAAAATGCCTGACGTCACCGGAAAATCAATGGAGCAAGCGCGTGTGGAGTTGTTCAAGCTCGGCTTGGCTATCGGGGAGATCAAAGAAGAACCGAGCTTTAAGTACGACAAGCCAGGGGTAGTCCTCTCGACTCATCCTTACGATCCGGGCATGAACGTCCAAAAAGGGGTCGCGGTTCCGCTTACCGTAAGCAACGGTCAATACCCGCAAGACGCGAAGCTCGCCAATGCACCTGTATATGTAGAGGTCGTTCCAGGAGAGACGGCGGAGATCAAAATCGAAGTGAATGATTCTCGTGGAGATGCCCAAGTCATGTACAAAGAGACGATTACGGAAAGCAAGGAATACGATGTTCCGGTCGTCTTGTCACCGCAGAAGGATGCCGTGATCAAGGTGTTTAAGAAAGATCCGACGAAAAATGAGTATGTGGAATACCAGACCATTCCGATTTCGTACAGCAGCTTGCCATAA
- a CDS encoding transporter substrate-binding domain-containing protein yields the protein MKKQTSIFSIALTSLLAAAVIAGCGTGNQSGAGQAPAQPQAGQEQPSGEKKTLTMATSADYKPYEFHDLTSGKDEIVGFDVDIAKYIAKELGYEVQINDMNFDGLVPALQTNRADFVMAGMTPTPERQKNVDFSEIYYDAKNTIVSKKESNLTKPDQLAGKKVAVQLGSIQESAAKELAKTATGLQITSLNKTGEIVEEVKTGRVDAAILEDTVAKGFVESNPGLQYTTIESNEKNGSAVAFPKGSTHVKEFNDVIKKMQENGEMDKLIKKWFGQ from the coding sequence ATGAAAAAACAAACGTCGATCTTTTCGATTGCACTAACATCCCTTTTGGCTGCGGCCGTGATCGCTGGCTGCGGTACCGGCAATCAATCGGGAGCGGGGCAAGCGCCTGCACAGCCACAAGCAGGGCAAGAACAGCCGAGCGGCGAGAAAAAGACGCTGACGATGGCGACATCTGCTGACTACAAGCCCTACGAGTTTCACGATTTGACCAGCGGCAAGGACGAGATCGTCGGCTTTGACGTAGATATTGCGAAGTACATTGCAAAAGAGCTCGGATACGAGGTGCAGATCAATGATATGAACTTTGACGGTTTGGTGCCTGCTCTGCAAACCAACCGTGCAGACTTCGTAATGGCAGGGATGACCCCGACTCCAGAACGTCAAAAGAACGTTGATTTCTCCGAGATCTACTACGACGCGAAAAATACGATCGTGTCCAAGAAAGAAAGCAATCTGACGAAGCCGGACCAATTGGCTGGCAAAAAAGTGGCCGTACAGCTCGGCTCCATTCAGGAATCCGCAGCAAAAGAACTGGCGAAAACAGCGACCGGCCTGCAAATCACCTCGCTGAATAAAACCGGTGAGATCGTTGAAGAAGTGAAAACGGGACGCGTGGATGCGGCGATTCTCGAGGATACCGTCGCAAAAGGCTTTGTGGAAAGCAACCCAGGCCTCCAATACACTACCATCGAATCAAATGAGAAAAACGGTTCTGCGGTTGCCTTCCCGAAAGGCTCCACACATGTGAAGGAATTCAACGACGTGATCAAAAAGATGCAGGAAAACGGCGAGATGGACAAGCTGATCAAAAAATGGTTCGGACAGTAA
- the rlmN gene encoding 23S rRNA (adenine(2503)-C(2))-methyltransferase RlmN, with translation MPLTTFTSAKPLIYSLTQDEMKQWLVEAGDKAFRAQQIFDWLYVKRVTSFEEMSNLSKELRQKLADTFRMDPLKEITHQESQDGTIKFLFQLVDGHAIETVIMRHSYGNSICVTTQVGCRIGCTFCASTLGGLKRNLDAGEIVSQVLMAQRKLDAEGERVSHVVVMGIGEPFENFESLMAFLSVINDNRGLNIGARHITVSTSGIVPKIYEFAERGGQVNLAISLHAPNTELRTQLMPINRGFPLVQLMEACRHYINKTGRRISFEYGLFGGKNDQPEHAEELAALIGDMLCHVNLIPVNYVPERDYVRTPRNEIFQFKRILEDKGINVTIRREHGSDIAAACGQLRAQHAKETVG, from the coding sequence ATGCCACTTACGACATTTACGAGCGCCAAGCCGCTTATTTACAGTTTGACCCAAGACGAAATGAAACAATGGCTTGTAGAAGCAGGAGATAAAGCATTTCGGGCGCAGCAGATTTTTGACTGGCTGTATGTGAAGCGCGTGACTTCTTTTGAAGAGATGAGCAACCTGTCCAAAGAATTGCGCCAAAAGCTCGCGGATACGTTTCGAATGGATCCGCTGAAAGAAATTACCCACCAGGAATCCCAGGACGGGACCATCAAGTTTTTGTTCCAGCTGGTGGATGGACACGCCATCGAGACGGTCATCATGCGTCACAGCTACGGCAACAGCATTTGCGTGACGACGCAGGTAGGCTGCCGGATCGGATGCACATTTTGCGCATCCACTCTGGGTGGTCTGAAGCGTAACTTGGATGCGGGTGAAATCGTATCCCAAGTATTGATGGCGCAGCGCAAGCTCGATGCAGAGGGAGAACGCGTCAGCCATGTGGTCGTAATGGGAATCGGGGAGCCATTTGAGAACTTCGAGAGCCTCATGGCCTTCCTATCCGTCATCAACGACAATCGCGGCTTGAACATCGGTGCAAGACATATCACCGTCTCCACCAGTGGGATCGTGCCGAAAATCTATGAGTTCGCTGAGCGAGGCGGGCAAGTGAACCTGGCCATTTCTCTGCATGCTCCAAACACCGAGCTGAGAACGCAGCTGATGCCGATCAACCGCGGCTTCCCTCTTGTTCAGCTGATGGAGGCATGCCGTCACTATATCAACAAAACCGGTCGTCGGATCAGCTTCGAATACGGTCTGTTCGGCGGCAAGAACGATCAGCCAGAGCATGCGGAGGAGCTGGCAGCGCTGATTGGAGATATGCTCTGCCACGTCAATCTGATCCCGGTGAACTACGTGCCGGAGCGAGATTACGTCCGTACCCCGCGAAATGAGATTTTCCAATTCAAGCGCATTTTAGAGGACAAGGGAATCAATGTGACGATCAGACGGGAGCACGGCAGTGACATTGCTGCTGCATGCGGTCAGCTGAGAGCACAACACGCTAAAGAAACCGTGGGGTGA
- the rsgA gene encoding ribosome small subunit-dependent GTPase A has product MPEGRIVKALSGFYYVADEGRVFSCRARGLFKKKGAKVNPLVGDWVVYDAISEEEGYVMEVGERTSELVRPPISNVDQAVLVFSMYKPAFSSLLLDKFLVHTENAGIDSVIILSKSDQVSEEEVAEIARKYEAIGYTVIPTSTKQQTGLQEVRDILHDRISVFAGQSGVGKSSLINALFPGASLQTGDVSEKLGRGKHTTRHVELIPLDGGGYVADTPGFSSLEFMDLTELDLAEAFRDFADRAADCKFRGCLHVTEPSCAVQEAVETGEVSKERYENYLQFREELKEYQRRNKPW; this is encoded by the coding sequence ATGCCAGAAGGACGGATTGTGAAAGCCTTGAGCGGGTTCTACTACGTCGCCGATGAAGGGCGTGTTTTCAGTTGTCGCGCACGTGGGCTTTTCAAGAAAAAGGGAGCAAAAGTAAATCCGCTCGTAGGCGACTGGGTAGTCTACGATGCCATCAGTGAAGAAGAAGGATATGTCATGGAGGTGGGTGAGAGGACCAGCGAGCTGGTTCGTCCGCCCATTTCCAATGTGGATCAGGCCGTGCTCGTCTTTTCCATGTACAAGCCAGCCTTTAGCTCGCTGCTGCTGGACAAGTTTCTGGTGCATACCGAAAATGCAGGTATCGATTCGGTGATCATCCTGTCAAAATCGGATCAAGTATCCGAAGAAGAGGTGGCGGAAATCGCCCGAAAATACGAGGCGATCGGGTATACCGTCATCCCGACATCGACGAAGCAGCAAACGGGGCTTCAAGAGGTCCGCGACATTTTGCACGATCGGATCTCTGTCTTCGCCGGACAGTCCGGAGTCGGGAAGTCCTCCTTAATCAATGCGCTGTTTCCGGGCGCCAGCCTGCAAACCGGCGATGTCAGTGAAAAGCTGGGGCGCGGTAAGCATACGACACGTCACGTTGAGCTCATTCCACTGGACGGTGGGGGGTATGTAGCGGATACGCCGGGCTTTAGCTCCTTGGAATTCATGGATTTGACGGAACTGGATTTGGCTGAAGCGTTCCGTGACTTCGCAGATCGCGCTGCAGACTGCAAGTTCCGCGGTTGTTTGCACGTCACGGAGCCTTCCTGCGCCGTTCAGGAAGCAGTGGAGACGGGAGAAGTGAGCAAAGAACGGTACGAGAACTACTTGCAATTCCGAGAAGAGCTGAAAGAATATCAACGGAGGAATAAACCATGGTAA
- a CDS encoding Stp1/IreP family PP2C-type Ser/Thr phosphatase → MEIAMKSHVGHVRSVNEDYYACEADANGHALAVLADGMGGHEAGEIASRLAVERIVKELRHIDIGLDGEDVREQLMNAVLLANKEVYEYALEHPECSGMGTTTIAALFGPSTVMTAHIGDSRLYKFGTDGLVMKTEDHSLVNELVKSGQITPEEAAVHPHRNVIMRSLGTEPDVLVDLDQFEWEPDDVILICSDGLSDKVPPSVMEDWLHKKITLQEKVDGLVQEALAAGGQDNITLVAVRNVPDSSEKEG, encoded by the coding sequence ATGGAAATTGCAATGAAATCCCATGTGGGCCACGTCCGTTCCGTCAATGAGGACTACTATGCCTGTGAGGCAGACGCGAACGGACACGCCCTCGCCGTTTTGGCTGACGGAATGGGCGGGCATGAGGCGGGCGAGATCGCCAGCCGCCTCGCTGTTGAGCGAATAGTAAAAGAACTGCGTCATATCGATATCGGGTTGGATGGGGAGGACGTTCGCGAACAGCTGATGAACGCGGTCCTCCTTGCCAACAAGGAAGTGTACGAGTACGCCTTGGAACACCCGGAGTGCAGCGGCATGGGGACCACGACGATTGCTGCCCTGTTCGGACCGAGTACGGTCATGACGGCGCACATCGGAGACAGCCGCTTGTACAAATTTGGTACAGACGGTCTGGTGATGAAAACGGAAGACCATTCTTTGGTCAACGAGCTGGTCAAAAGCGGACAAATCACACCGGAGGAAGCCGCCGTGCATCCGCATCGCAATGTCATCATGCGATCGCTCGGGACGGAGCCGGATGTGCTCGTGGACCTGGACCAGTTTGAATGGGAACCGGACGATGTCATTTTGATCTGCTCCGATGGACTGAGCGATAAAGTTCCTCCTTCGGTTATGGAAGATTGGTTACATAAAAAGATAACTCTGCAGGAGAAGGTAGACGGCTTGGTGCAAGAGGCACTAGCCGCTGGTGGGCAGGACAATATTACGCTGGTAGCTGTCCGTAACGTGCCCGACTCCAGTGAGAAAGAGGGGTGA
- a CDS encoding M20 family metallopeptidase: MAATWTSHFQDKLPDILAELRTYVEMETPTHDKEAVDRLGEYIAGRFRSLGCKVDVIPQTTYGNQLRVEYGEGDEQIMVLGHFDTVKEVGTLKSEPWKIEDGRVYGPGTYDMKAGIVFCYYALKTIVEQNIPLKSKLVFFWNTDEEIGSESSEKWIREEARRSTCALVIEPAAGDGSLKTSRKGGGEFVLKVTGRAAHAGNDHALGVNAIEEIAHHVLAIQSFTDYEAGTTLSVGTIRGGSVSNVVPDYAEADIDVRISTSEEAERITTLMNQLTPILPGAQLTVEGGITKPPMERTAGTEQLFLHAQAQAQLEGFNLTERGVGGTSDGNFAADEGTLTLDGLGPVGDGAHASHEHVVIDAIPGRIAVLLRLFSSL; the protein is encoded by the coding sequence ATGGCTGCCACTTGGACATCCCATTTTCAAGATAAGCTCCCTGATATTCTTGCGGAGCTGCGCACCTATGTCGAGATGGAAACACCTACACACGACAAAGAAGCCGTGGATCGACTGGGTGAATATATCGCCGGTCGCTTCCGCTCGCTCGGTTGCAAGGTCGATGTCATCCCGCAAACTACCTACGGAAATCAGCTGCGTGTCGAATACGGAGAAGGCGATGAACAGATCATGGTGCTCGGGCACTTTGACACCGTAAAGGAAGTGGGCACGCTCAAGTCCGAGCCATGGAAGATCGAGGATGGCCGAGTCTACGGACCAGGGACCTATGACATGAAAGCAGGGATTGTCTTCTGCTACTACGCCCTGAAGACGATCGTCGAGCAAAACATTCCTCTGAAGAGCAAGCTCGTCTTTTTCTGGAACACGGATGAGGAGATCGGCAGTGAATCGTCCGAGAAGTGGATTCGCGAGGAAGCGAGGCGGAGTACATGCGCGCTCGTGATCGAGCCTGCCGCAGGAGACGGCTCATTGAAAACAAGCCGCAAAGGCGGCGGCGAGTTCGTATTGAAAGTAACCGGACGTGCCGCCCATGCAGGAAATGATCACGCACTCGGGGTGAACGCGATCGAAGAGATTGCCCACCATGTGCTAGCCATTCAGTCTTTTACCGACTATGAGGCTGGTACGACTCTCTCCGTCGGCACGATTCGTGGCGGCAGCGTCTCCAACGTCGTTCCCGATTATGCAGAAGCGGATATCGATGTCCGCATTAGCACCAGTGAGGAAGCAGAGAGAATCACGACTCTCATGAACCAGCTCACTCCCATTCTGCCCGGCGCCCAGCTGACCGTAGAAGGAGGCATCACCAAGCCGCCTATGGAGAGAACGGCCGGGACAGAGCAGCTGTTTTTGCACGCACAGGCACAGGCGCAGCTGGAAGGCTTCAACCTGACCGAGCGTGGGGTCGGCGGTACCAGTGACGGCAATTTTGCCGCTGACGAAGGGACTTTGACTCTCGATGGATTAGGTCCGGTAGGCGATGGAGCCCACGCCTCCCATGAGCACGTGGTCATCGATGCCATACCGGGCAGAATTGCTGTCCTTCTTCGTTTGTTCAGCAGTCTCTGA
- a CDS encoding amino acid ABC transporter ATP-binding protein — MIKIDNITKTFGQLEVLKGMSTEIAKGEVVAIIGPSGSGKSTLLRCMNLLEIPTTGSIFIAGQEITAPKADVMKIRQKIGMVFQHFHLFPHMTVLNNLTYAPIKVKGMSRAQAESKARELLNRVGLSDKADVYPSRLSGGQKQRVAIARSLVMEPEIMLFDEPTSALDPEMVKEVLEVMKGLAHTGMTMAIVTHEMRFAEEVSDRILFIDHGQIIEETPPKEFFQNPKSDRAKQFLEKVR, encoded by the coding sequence GTGATTAAGATTGACAACATTACCAAGACATTTGGCCAGCTCGAAGTGTTAAAGGGAATGTCGACCGAGATCGCAAAAGGGGAAGTGGTCGCGATTATCGGACCGTCCGGCTCGGGGAAGTCGACCCTTTTGCGGTGCATGAACTTGCTCGAGATCCCGACGACGGGCTCGATCTTCATTGCTGGCCAGGAAATTACGGCGCCGAAAGCAGACGTCATGAAAATCCGCCAAAAGATCGGGATGGTCTTTCAGCACTTTCATCTCTTTCCGCATATGACGGTCTTGAACAATTTGACGTATGCCCCGATCAAGGTCAAAGGGATGTCTAGGGCACAGGCCGAGAGCAAGGCGAGGGAGCTTCTGAATCGTGTAGGCCTGTCCGACAAGGCTGATGTGTATCCGTCGCGTCTGTCCGGCGGCCAAAAGCAGCGGGTCGCCATCGCGCGCTCGCTCGTCATGGAGCCGGAAATCATGCTCTTCGACGAGCCCACGTCCGCTCTCGACCCGGAGATGGTCAAGGAAGTGCTGGAGGTCATGAAGGGCTTGGCTCATACAGGCATGACCATGGCCATCGTGACTCATGAAATGAGATTTGCCGAGGAGGTCTCTGATCGCATTCTGTTCATTGACCACGGCCAAATCATCGAAGAGACTCCGCCGAAGGAGTTCTTTCAGAATCCGAAAAGCGACCGGGCAAAACAGTTTTTGGAGAAAGTTCGATAA
- a CDS encoding RDD family protein, producing MENANSAPSHAVGFWRRLGASLLDGLIIGIPLALISYLLTGDTKGNLFTNVVSLLYSLLLPVFWYGYTVGKRIMGVRIVKLDGEPVGFGTMLLRVVVGMWLIYTVTLGIGAIISAIMVGVREDKRAIHDLVAGTYVTSNQP from the coding sequence GTGGAGAACGCAAATTCGGCACCAAGCCATGCAGTAGGATTTTGGCGTCGCTTAGGGGCAAGCTTGCTGGATGGCTTGATTATCGGAATCCCTCTCGCCCTCATCTCTTACTTGTTGACTGGCGACACAAAGGGAAATCTGTTTACCAATGTCGTTTCCCTGCTCTACAGCCTGCTCTTACCTGTATTTTGGTACGGGTACACGGTCGGGAAACGAATCATGGGCGTGCGCATCGTCAAACTCGATGGAGAACCGGTGGGATTCGGTACCATGCTGCTGCGTGTGGTCGTCGGCATGTGGCTCATTTATACAGTCACGCTGGGCATCGGAGCCATCATCAGTGCCATCATGGTCGGTGTCCGTGAAGATAAACGGGCGATACACGATCTGGTGGCAGGTACGTACGTCACTTCCAACCAGCCGTAA
- a CDS encoding amino acid ABC transporter permease: MNLDFPQIVPYIPFILQGIKVTLLVTLLSVVLGFIWGSILALIKISKFGPLNWLAVAYTSVFRGTPLILQLTFVYFATPQLTGYNISQLEAAVLTFTLNSGAYISETIRGGILAVDKGQWEAAKALGVPYRRMMLDIILPQGVKNILPALVNETIALLKESALVSTIGLADILQNANVVKGTIFRYFEPYIIAGVLYYVMVMILTWFARVLERRMRRSD, encoded by the coding sequence ATGAATTTGGATTTTCCGCAGATTGTGCCCTATATCCCTTTTATTTTGCAGGGGATAAAGGTCACATTACTCGTCACGTTGCTCTCGGTAGTATTAGGATTCATCTGGGGTTCCATTTTGGCACTCATTAAAATTTCCAAATTCGGTCCTCTCAATTGGCTGGCGGTTGCGTATACGTCCGTCTTTCGCGGGACCCCGCTGATTTTGCAGCTGACGTTTGTCTACTTCGCGACACCGCAGCTCACGGGATACAACATCTCCCAGCTGGAGGCGGCAGTCTTGACGTTTACGCTGAACTCGGGTGCGTACATCTCCGAGACCATCCGTGGCGGGATTCTCGCGGTGGACAAAGGGCAGTGGGAGGCGGCCAAAGCGCTGGGTGTTCCGTATCGCCGCATGATGCTGGACATCATTTTGCCGCAGGGCGTCAAGAATATCTTGCCTGCGCTGGTGAATGAAACAATCGCACTCTTGAAAGAATCTGCTCTCGTGTCCACGATCGGTCTCGCAGACATTCTGCAAAACGCGAATGTGGTGAAGGGAACGATCTTCCGGTACTTTGAACCGTATATCATTGCCGGGGTCCTCTACTACGTCATGGTCATGATCCTGACATGGTTTGCGCGTGTGCTGGAGAGGAGGATGAGACGCAGTGATTAA
- the rpe gene encoding ribulose-phosphate 3-epimerase, whose amino-acid sequence MVKIAPSILSADFARLGEEILDVERGGADWIHVDVMDGHFVPNITIGPLIVDAIRPVTKLPLDVHLMIENPDRYIPEFAKSGADWITVHQEACPHLHRTLHLIKEQGVKAGVVLNPATPLATLEHVLTDLDMVLLMTVNPGFGGQKFIHNVVPKIKELRRMLDERGLGHVEIEIDGGVNAETARLCEEAGATVLVAGSAVFNQKDRAQAIAAIRG is encoded by the coding sequence ATGGTAAAAATCGCACCTTCGATCCTGTCTGCAGACTTTGCCAGATTGGGAGAAGAGATACTGGATGTCGAACGGGGAGGAGCTGATTGGATTCACGTCGATGTGATGGACGGGCATTTCGTGCCGAACATCACGATTGGGCCGCTCATCGTGGATGCCATCCGCCCTGTGACCAAATTGCCGCTCGATGTGCATCTGATGATCGAGAATCCGGATCGGTACATTCCCGAGTTCGCCAAAAGCGGAGCGGACTGGATCACCGTGCACCAGGAGGCGTGCCCGCATCTGCACCGTACGCTTCATCTGATCAAGGAGCAAGGGGTCAAAGCGGGCGTGGTATTGAATCCAGCTACTCCATTGGCGACGCTCGAGCATGTTCTCACCGATTTGGACATGGTTCTCCTGATGACCGTCAACCCGGGCTTTGGTGGACAGAAATTCATCCATAACGTAGTTCCAAAGATCAAAGAGCTTCGCCGCATGCTGGACGAGCGCGGCCTCGGTCACGTCGAAATCGAGATTGACGGCGGAGTGAATGCCGAAACCGCTCGTTTGTGCGAAGAAGCCGGGGCGACTGTCCTCGTTGCGGGCAGCGCTGTTTTCAATCAAAAGGACCGTGCTCAGGCGATTGCCGCCATTCGCGGATAG
- the rsmB gene encoding 16S rRNA (cytosine(967)-C(5))-methyltransferase RsmB produces MAKKGARDLALDVLNRVEEHKSYSNLELRNVLDRSDISSVDAGLVTELVYGTIQRKLTLDFVLSQFVGGKKVQTWVRNLLLLSLYQIRYLDRIPERAAVHEAVEIAKRRGHQGIASMVNGVLRNALRQPDVWDRVPKGDKAKQIAVTHSHPEWLVRQWVKLYGEEETKAICEANNRAPHTSVRVNTLKISKAELAAKLQEEGMDAKPSALSDQGILLMNGGHAAGTRWFKEGYCTLQDESSMLVASAVAPEPGMRVLDACAAPGGKTTHLAEVMGNRGEIIANDVHPHKRELITSTAKRLGISIIEPVVGDALDLPDKGLGTFDRILLDAPCTGFGVIRRKPDLKWNKSPEDVRSIAQLQYQLLVSLSAMVAPGGTLVYSTCTIEPMENQDMVRRFVDKHPEFVLDATLRDDLPEAVRDKADESGAFVQILPHHFDSDGFFIARLRRIG; encoded by the coding sequence GTGGCAAAAAAAGGTGCTCGTGATCTCGCCCTGGATGTACTGAATCGGGTCGAGGAACATAAATCGTATAGCAATCTCGAGCTCAGGAACGTTCTGGATCGCTCTGACATCAGTTCCGTTGATGCTGGCTTGGTAACCGAGCTCGTCTACGGTACGATTCAGCGCAAACTGACGCTTGATTTTGTCTTGTCGCAGTTTGTGGGCGGAAAAAAAGTCCAGACCTGGGTGCGCAATCTCTTGCTGCTCAGCCTGTACCAAATCCGTTATCTCGATCGAATCCCTGAGCGCGCCGCTGTGCATGAAGCGGTAGAAATCGCCAAGCGAAGAGGACATCAAGGGATCGCTTCGATGGTGAATGGCGTGCTGCGCAATGCTTTGCGTCAGCCTGACGTGTGGGATCGGGTGCCAAAAGGCGATAAGGCAAAGCAAATCGCCGTCACCCATTCTCATCCGGAATGGCTCGTTCGCCAGTGGGTCAAGCTCTACGGTGAAGAGGAGACAAAGGCGATTTGCGAAGCGAACAACAGGGCTCCGCATACGTCTGTACGTGTAAACACGTTAAAAATCTCGAAGGCTGAGCTAGCTGCAAAACTACAGGAAGAAGGAATGGATGCAAAGCCTTCTGCGCTAAGCGACCAAGGCATTCTTCTTATGAATGGTGGACATGCAGCAGGTACGCGCTGGTTTAAGGAAGGCTACTGCACGCTGCAGGATGAAAGCTCCATGCTCGTGGCGTCTGCCGTAGCCCCTGAGCCGGGAATGCGTGTGCTGGATGCCTGTGCAGCCCCTGGCGGCAAGACGACGCATCTGGCTGAGGTGATGGGCAATCGCGGTGAAATTATCGCCAATGATGTTCATCCCCACAAGCGGGAGCTGATCACCAGCACGGCGAAGCGCCTGGGAATTTCCATCATCGAGCCTGTTGTCGGCGATGCGCTTGATCTCCCTGACAAAGGGCTGGGCACCTTTGATCGGATTTTGCTGGATGCTCCTTGCACAGGCTTTGGGGTCATTCGCCGCAAGCCTGACTTGAAGTGGAACAAGTCGCCGGAAGACGTTCGCTCGATTGCCCAATTGCAATATCAGCTGCTGGTGAGCCTCTCCGCAATGGTGGCTCCTGGAGGGACATTGGTGTACAGTACGTGTACCATTGAACCGATGGAAAATCAGGATATGGTTCGTCGCTTTGTAGACAAGCATCCGGAGTTTGTGCTGGATGCGACGCTGAGGGATGATTTGCCTGAGGCTGTCAGGGACAAGGCAGACGAATCGGGGGCCTTTGTGCAGATTTTACCGCATCATTTTGACAGTGACGGTTTCTTTATTGCACGACTGCGACGTATCGGCTGA